In Leclercia pneumoniae, the genomic window TGTGCCGATTCGATGATCACATCGAGGCACTCGTCCAGAGGCTGGTTGCGTTTCAGGGTAATCATCTGCGAGCGGGGGATCATAATATCGCGAACGCGCTGGTCGGCGATGTCCATTACCCCTTCGAGCATTTCGCGCGTATCTTCGTCGATAAGGTCGTTCTGCCCGGAATCACGGATCAGCTCCAGAAGTTCATCACGGTTTTTGGGTTCGCCGTGGAACAGCTGGCTCAGAATAAGGGAGAAAAATCCCTTTTTGCTGTTTGTCGTGTCGCTACTGTGTGAATTGTCGTCGCTCATGGCGTTTGTTAAGGGTTCTCTTGTTAGTTAAATAATAACCGCCGCGCTATCTCCTTACGCGGCGGCATGATAGTCAGTCTGTGACCGACTACTCTTTCTCGGCAATGTACGGATCCTCATAGCCCAGAGCAAGCATTATCTCTGTCTCGAGGGACTCCATCTCTTCCGCTTCCTCATCTTCAATATGATCGTACCCCAGCAGATGCAGGCTGCCGTGCACCACCATATGGGCCCAGTGGGCCTCGAGCGGCTTCTGCTGCTCTTGTGCTTCCTGCTCAACCACCTGACGGCAGATGATCAGATCGCCCAGCAGCGGCATTTCAATACCCGGAGGGGCTTCGAAGGGGAAAGAGAGCACGTTAGTCGGCTTATCTTTCCCGCGGTAGGTCAGGTTAAGCTCATGGCTTTCTGCTTCATCCACCAGGCGAATCGTCACTTCTGATTCTTCCTGAAACTGAGGGACAACGGCATCCAGCCATTTCTGAAATTGTGCCTCTTCTGGCATGCCGGAATTATCTTCACAGGCCAGCTGTAAATCGAGGATCACCTGACTCATTTATGTTCTTGCTCCTGCGCTTCGCGCTTACGTTCTGCGGCCAGTTCGGCCTTGCGCTTCTGATCGGCCTCTTCCCAGGCCTCATAAGCGTTAACGATGCGGGCAACCACCGGGTGGCGCACCACGTCTTCACTGTGGAAGAAGTTAAAACTGATTTCATCGACTTCTGCCAGCACTTCGATGGCGTGGCGCAGGCCAGATTTAGTGCTGCGCGGCAGGTCAATCTGCGTGATGTCCCCTGTGATGACGGCTTTCGAGTTAAAGCCGATACGCGTCAGGAACATCTTCATCTGTTCGATGGTGGTGTTCTGGCTTTCATCAAGAATGATAAACGCATCGTTCAGCGTGCGGCCGCGCATATAGGCCAGCGGGGCAACTTCAATCACGTTACGTTCAATTAGCTTCTCGACCTTTTCAAAGCCGAGCATCTCGAACAGGGCATCGTAAAGAGGACGCAGATAGGGGTCGACCTTCTGGCTTAAATCGCCCGGCAGGAAGCCTAGTTTTTCACCGGCTTCCACAGCAGGACGGGTAAGCAGAATACGGCGGATCTCCTGACGCTCCAGGGCATCTACCGCAGCAGCCACCGCCAGATAGGTTTTACCCGTACCTGCCGGGCCGACGCCGAAGGTGATGTCATGATCAAGGATGTTCGCGATATACTGTGCCTGGTTAGGCGTACGCGGCTTAATCACACCCCGTTTGGTCTTGATATGGATAGCTTTGCCATAGTCCGGCACGCTTTCGGCGCTCTGTTCCAGCACGCGGGCTTCTTTAATGGCCAGATGAATCTGTTCAGGTTCGATATCCTGCGTTTGACCGCGCATCGGCGCGGTGTCGACATAAAGCGTGTGCAGAATATCCGCAGCGGCATTAACGCAAAGGGTGCGGCCGGTGAGTTTGAAGTGATTATCGCGACGATTGATCTCGATACCCAGACGTCGCTCCAGTTGTTTGATGTTGTCATCAAACGGCCCACAGAGGCTCAGCAGGCGAGCGTTGTCTGCAGGCTCAAGGGTAATTTCACGCGTATCTATATTCAAACCGTTCCTCTTGATGTCTCGCATCCCCGAAAAAGGGGGCTTTGATGGAATTATTTACGCCACAGAATAAAGGCGCAAGCATTGCGAAGGATATTGGGGGCGGAAGCAGGAAATACAAGGCCTGCCAGAATTGGCAGGCCTGTTGAGGTCAGGGCTGATAAACACCTACGCCCAGGTCGTTCTCTTTACGGGTACGTGCCATTACGGACTCAGGCGTTTGCGCTACGCGCAGACCCATCTCATCTTCAGTCCGTACCACTCTGCCGCGCAGGGAGTTCGTCAGCACTTCCTGAATTTCGATATCCACGAACTTGCCGATCATATCTGGCGTACCTTCGAAGTTCACCACGCGGTTGTTCTCGGTACGACCGGATAACTGCATGATGCTCTTACGTGAAGTGCCTTCAACCAGTACGCGCTGAACGGTGCCGATCATACGACGGCTCCAGGCGTTGGCCTGCTGGTTAATACGCTCTTGCAGGATATAAAGACGCTGCTTCTTCACCTCTTCTGGCACGTCGTCCACCATGTCGGCGGCTGGCGTACCCGGACGGGCAGAGAAGATGAAGCTATAACTCACGTCGAAATTCACATCGCCGATCACCTTCATCGTCCGTTCAAAGTCTTCATTGGTTTCGCCAGGGAAACCGACGATAAAGTCAGAACTGATTTGAATGTCCGGGCGCGCTTCACGCAGTTTGCGGATAATCGCTTTATACTCCAGCGCGGTGTGGGTACGGCCCATCAGATTCAGTACGCGGTCAGAACCACATTGAATCGGCAGGTGCAGGAAGCTCACCAGCTCAGGCGTATCGCGATAGACATCAATGATGTCATCGGTGAATTCAATCGGATGGCTGGTGGTAAAGCGGATACGGTCGATACCGTCAATGGCCGCCACCAGACGCAGCAGTTCAGCAAAGCTGCCGGTGCTGCCGTCAAAATTCTCGCCGCGCCAGGCGTTCACGTTCTGGCCGAGCAGGTTCACTTCACGTACGCCCTGGGCCGCCAGTTGGGCGATCTCATACAGGATGTCATCGCACGGACGGCTCACTTCTTCGCCGCGGGTATAAGGCACCACGCAGTAGGTACAATATTTATTGCAGCCTTCCATAATGGAGACAAAGGCTGTCGGGCCATCTGCGCGCGGTTCCGGCAGACGGTCAAATTTTTCGATTTCCGGGAAGCTGACATCGACGACCGGGCTACGATCGCCGCGAACCTTATTAATCATCTCCGGCAGGCGGTGCAGGGTCTGAGGGCCAAAGACGATATCCACGTAGGGGGCTCGCTGGCGAATCAATTTCCCTTCCTGCGACGCAACGCAGCCGCCCACGCCGATAATCAGCTCCGGATTTTTTCGTTTCAGAAGCTTCCAGCGACCTAACAGGTGAAAGACTTTTTCCTGCGCTTTTTCACGAATTGAACAGGTATTCAGCAGCAGCACATCGGCTTCTTTCGCATTTTCAGTCAGCTGGTATCCGTGGGTAGCATCCAGCAGATCGGCCATCTTTGATGAATCGTACTCGTTCATCTGACAGCCCCAGGTTTTTATATGGAGTTTTTTAGTCATCGACATGCTCATGCTCAGGATTGCAGGGCGCGTATTGTAATGCTTTGGTCCGGTTGTGACCAGTATGAAGGTTGTCGGCCTCATGGGGAAAAAAATCCGGTAAACTTAAGGGATTCTCCAATAAGGACAAATGACCATGACTATCCAACAAGCCGGAGTCGCCGTCGTCGGCGGCGGTATGGTCGGCGGGGCGCTGGCGCTGGGGCTGGCGCAACACGGGTTCGACGTTACTGTAATTGAACAGGCTGCGCCGCCTGCATTTGACGCCGCCGGGAAGCCGGACGTGCGTATCTCTGCGATTAGCGCCGCCTCGGTGGATCTGCTGCGCGGGCTGGGCGTATGGGAGGCGGTGCTGGCCATGCGCGCTCATCCCTGGCGTCGCCTTGAAACATGGGAGTGGGAAACTGCCCGCGTCCAGTTTGATGCAGCAGAACTTAAGCTGCCCCTGCTGGGCTATATGGTTGAAAATACGGTTCTACAGCAGGCGCTCTGGCAGGCGCTGGAAGCGCATCCCGGCGTGACCCTGCGGGTGCCGGCGTCGATAAAGGCTCTCCATCGCCATAACGATCATCATGTGCTGGCGTTGAGCGAAGGTGACGAGCTGGCGGTAAAACTGGTGATTGGCGCGGACGGAGCGAATTCCAGGGTCCGGGAGATGGCCGGAATTGGCATTCATGCGTGGGCGTATCCGCAATCCTGCATGCTGATTACAGTGCAATGCGAGAGCGAACCGGGTGATTGCACCTGGCAACACTTTACGCCGACGGGGCCCCATGCTTTTCTGCCGTTGTTCGACAACTGGGCCTCGCTGGTGTGGTACGACACGCCCGCACGCATTCGTCAGTTGCAAGGGATGACGATGGAACAGCTGGGGCGTGAAATTGCGCACCATTTCCCGCAGCGCCTCGGCAAGGTCACGCCAGTGGCAGCGGGTGCCTTCCCGCTGGCCCGGCGTCATGCGCTGGACTATGCGCGCGAAGGATTAGCGTTGGTGGGCGATGCGGCGCATACCATCCATCCGCTGGCGGGGCAGGGCGTGAACCTGGGATACCGTGATGTTGAAGCCTTACTGGACGTAGTGGGTAATGCGCGCGCTCACGGCGAAGCCTGGGCGAGCCAGCAGGTATTGAAGCGTTACCAGATGCGACGTATGGCGGATAACTTCATCATGCAGTCAGGGATGGATCTCTTTTATGCCGGGTTCAGTAACGACCTGGGGCCGGTGCGGATCCTGCGCAATATTGGTTTGATGGCGGCGGAACGCGCCGGTGGCCTGAAACGTCAAGCCCTGAAATATGCGTTAGGTCTGTAAGCATTACACTGACGATTCCCTCACCCCTGTGGGTGGGGGCTCAGACCGCGCTGAAGACAAAAACAAAAAAGCCCGCAGAGCGGGCTTATTTGTTTTTAAATGGCTGGGGTGCAGGGATTCGAACCCCGGAATGCTGGTATCAGAAACCAGTGCCTTACCGCTTGGCGACACCCCAATTGCGTTAAACAAACCGCTTAACGACTTTTTAAAATGGCTGGGGTACGAGGATTCGAACCTCGGAATGCTGGTATCAGAAACCAGAGCCTTACCGCTTGGCGATACCCCAACAATTTTTTCTAGTCTACCGAATAAATCGACAGATGACTAATTTGGTGGCTACGACGGGATTCGAACCTGTGACCCCATCATTATGAGTGATGTGCTCTAACCAACTGAGCTACGTAGCCAGTACTGCAATCTTCGATGGCTGGGGTACCTGGATTCGAACCAGGGAATGCCGGTATCAAAAACCGGTGCCTTACCGCTTGGCGATACCCCAATACCGCGGAGAACCGCAAATCGAAGAAATATGGCTGGGGTACCTGGATTCGAACCAGGGAATGCCGGTATCAAAAACCGGTGCCTTACCGCTTGGCGATACCCCATCCGTGCAACGCTTACCTGGGAATGGTGCGGGAGGCGAGACTTGAACTCGCACACCTTGCGGCGCCAGAACCTAAATCTGGTGCGTCTACCAATTTCGCCACTCCCGCAAAAAAGATGGTGGCTACGACGGGATTCGAACCTGTGACCCCATCATTATGAGTGATGTGCTCTAACCAACTGAGCTACGTAGCCATCTTTTTTTCGCGTTACCTTATCGGCGTTGCGGGGCGCATTATGCGTATAGACCCTTGCAGCGTCAACACCTTTTTCAACGAAAATGGCCGGAATGTGACTGTTTGGTTAGGTTGCGAACAGCGTGGCCGAATATTCGGCAATTATTGGTTATTAATCGATTTTACAGCCTTTAATTCAGAATAAAAAAAAGCCCCAGAGGGCCTTTTTCGATCGTGCAGATCGGTCGCTCAGATTATTGATAAGCAGACTGGTGAACGCCTACCGCACGCCCTGACGGATCGTTCATGGATTTGAACGATTCATCCCATTCAATGGCTTTCGCAGAGGAACACGCTACGGATGGACCACCCGGTACACACTCTGCGGCGCTTGGCACAGGGAAGAGCTCTTCAAAGATTTCACGATACAGATACGCCTCTTTCGAGCCTGGCGTGTTGTACGGGAAACGGAAGCTGGCGGTCTCCAGTTGTTGATCGGAAATCTGTTTTGCCGCCACCTCTTTCAGGGTGTCGATCCAGCTGTAACCTACGCCATCAGAGAACTGCTCTTTCTGACGCCATGCCACGCTCGCCGGCAGATAGGATTCAAAACATTCACGCAGGATATGTTTTTCCATTTTGCCGTTGCCGCACATCTTGTCCTGCGGGTTGATGCGCATCGCCACATCGAGGAACTTTTTATCAAGGAACGGCACGCGCGCTTCCACGCCCCAGGCCGACATCGCTTTGTTGGCTCGTGCGCAGTCAAACATGTGCAGCGCCTGAAGTTTACGCACGGTCTCTTCGTGCAGCTCTTTGGCGTTTGGCGCTTTATGGAAGTAAAGGTAACCACCAAAGACTTCGTCAGAACCCTCGCCAGAGAGCACCATTTTGATGCCCATCGCTTTGATCTTACGCGACATCAAGTACATCGGCGTGGAGGCGCGAATGGTGGTCACATCGTAGGTTTCAATGTGGTAGATCACATCGCGGATCGCATCCAGACCTTCCTGCACGGTGAAATGAATTTCATGGTGTACGGTGCCAAGATGGTTTGCCACTTCCTGGGCGGCTTTCAGATCCGGCGCCCCTTCCAGACCCACGGCGAAGGAGTGCAGCTGCGGCCACCAGGCCTCTGAACGTTCCTGATCTTCTACACGACGCGCGGCAAATTTCTTGGTGATTGCAGAGATCACCGAGGAGTCCAGCCCGCCGGAGAGCAGTACGCCATAGGGCACGTCTGACATCAGATGGCTTTTTACGGACTCTTCCAGCGCCTGACGCAGCTCGGCTTTGTCGGTAACGTTGTCCTTAACGGCGTCGTAATCAAACCAGTCGCGTTGGTAGTACGGGCGGATCTCACCGTCCTGGCTCCACAGGTAGCTGCCCGCCGGGAACTCTTTAATGGTGCGGCAAACTGGTACCAGGGCTTTCATTTCAGAGGCGACATAGAAGTTGCCGTGCTCATCGTGCCCCATGTACAGCGGGATAATACCGAGGTGGTCACGGCCAATCAGGTACGCATCTTTTTCGCTGTCGTACAGGGCAAAGGCAAACATCCCCTGCAGGTCGTCGAGGAATTCAGGTCCTTTCTCCTGATACAG contains:
- the ybeY gene encoding rRNA maturation RNase YbeY is translated as MSQVILDLQLACEDNSGMPEEAQFQKWLDAVVPQFQEESEVTIRLVDEAESHELNLTYRGKDKPTNVLSFPFEAPPGIEMPLLGDLIICRQVVEQEAQEQQKPLEAHWAHMVVHGSLHLLGYDHIEDEEAEEMESLETEIMLALGYEDPYIAEKE
- a CDS encoding PhoH family protein, whose protein sequence is MNIDTREITLEPADNARLLSLCGPFDDNIKQLERRLGIEINRRDNHFKLTGRTLCVNAAADILHTLYVDTAPMRGQTQDIEPEQIHLAIKEARVLEQSAESVPDYGKAIHIKTKRGVIKPRTPNQAQYIANILDHDITFGVGPAGTGKTYLAVAAAVDALERQEIRRILLTRPAVEAGEKLGFLPGDLSQKVDPYLRPLYDALFEMLGFEKVEKLIERNVIEVAPLAYMRGRTLNDAFIILDESQNTTIEQMKMFLTRIGFNSKAVITGDITQIDLPRSTKSGLRHAIEVLAEVDEISFNFFHSEDVVRHPVVARIVNAYEAWEEADQKRKAELAAERKREAQEQEHK
- the miaB gene encoding tRNA (N6-isopentenyl adenosine(37)-C2)-methylthiotransferase MiaB, which gives rise to MTKKLHIKTWGCQMNEYDSSKMADLLDATHGYQLTENAKEADVLLLNTCSIREKAQEKVFHLLGRWKLLKRKNPELIIGVGGCVASQEGKLIRQRAPYVDIVFGPQTLHRLPEMINKVRGDRSPVVDVSFPEIEKFDRLPEPRADGPTAFVSIMEGCNKYCTYCVVPYTRGEEVSRPCDDILYEIAQLAAQGVREVNLLGQNVNAWRGENFDGSTGSFAELLRLVAAIDGIDRIRFTTSHPIEFTDDIIDVYRDTPELVSFLHLPIQCGSDRVLNLMGRTHTALEYKAIIRKLREARPDIQISSDFIVGFPGETNEDFERTMKVIGDVNFDVSYSFIFSARPGTPAADMVDDVPEEVKKQRLYILQERINQQANAWSRRMIGTVQRVLVEGTSRKSIMQLSGRTENNRVVNFEGTPDMIGKFVDIEIQEVLTNSLRGRVVRTEDEMGLRVAQTPESVMARTRKENDLGVGVYQP
- the ubiF gene encoding 3-demethoxyubiquinol 3-hydroxylase → MTIQQAGVAVVGGGMVGGALALGLAQHGFDVTVIEQAAPPAFDAAGKPDVRISAISAASVDLLRGLGVWEAVLAMRAHPWRRLETWEWETARVQFDAAELKLPLLGYMVENTVLQQALWQALEAHPGVTLRVPASIKALHRHNDHHVLALSEGDELAVKLVIGADGANSRVREMAGIGIHAWAYPQSCMLITVQCESEPGDCTWQHFTPTGPHAFLPLFDNWASLVWYDTPARIRQLQGMTMEQLGREIAHHFPQRLGKVTPVAAGAFPLARRHALDYAREGLALVGDAAHTIHPLAGQGVNLGYRDVEALLDVVGNARAHGEAWASQQVLKRYQMRRMADNFIMQSGMDLFYAGFSNDLGPVRILRNIGLMAAERAGGLKRQALKYALGL
- the asnB gene encoding asparagine synthase B, yielding MCSIFGVLDIKTDAGELRKKALELSRLMRHRGPDWSGVYASDKAILAHERLSIVDVNAGAQPLYNEKKTHALAVNGEIYNHQALRAEYSDRYTFQTGSDCEVILALYQEKGPEFLDDLQGMFAFALYDSEKDAYLIGRDHLGIIPLYMGHDEHGNFYVASEMKALVPVCRTIKEFPAGSYLWSQDGEIRPYYQRDWFDYDAVKDNVTDKAELRQALEESVKSHLMSDVPYGVLLSGGLDSSVISAITKKFAARRVEDQERSEAWWPQLHSFAVGLEGAPDLKAAQEVANHLGTVHHEIHFTVQEGLDAIRDVIYHIETYDVTTIRASTPMYLMSRKIKAMGIKMVLSGEGSDEVFGGYLYFHKAPNAKELHEETVRKLQALHMFDCARANKAMSAWGVEARVPFLDKKFLDVAMRINPQDKMCGNGKMEKHILRECFESYLPASVAWRQKEQFSDGVGYSWIDTLKEVAAKQISDQQLETASFRFPYNTPGSKEAYLYREIFEELFPVPSAAECVPGGPSVACSSAKAIEWDESFKSMNDPSGRAVGVHQSAYQ